One window of the Trifolium pratense cultivar HEN17-A07 linkage group LG2, ARS_RC_1.1, whole genome shotgun sequence genome contains the following:
- the LOC123906768 gene encoding non-specific lipid-transfer protein-like — protein sequence MGKKCISLSMVVMLLGMLVTTMDASQIDDVSCSEALLSLLPCLPFLQGSGPDTPPSNCCAGANNLNQKAATTEIRRNICNCLKPAASRFGVNSDRSKQLPQLCNISLSVSFDPSIDCNSVP from the exons atggGGAAGAAGTGTATTTCTCTTTCGATGGTTGTGATGCTTTTAGGCATGCTAGTAACAACAATGGATGCAAGTCAAATTGATGACGTCAGCTGTTCTGAGGCTCTTTTGTCCTTGTTGCCATGTTTGCCTTTTTTGCAGGGAAGTGGCCCTGATACACCACCCAGCAATTGTTGCGCAGGAGCAAATAATTTAAATCAAAAAGCCGCCACCACTGAAATTCGAAGGAATATCTGTAATTGTCTCAAACCTGCTGCATCAAGATTTGGAGTTAACTCTGACAGATCAAAACAATTGCCACAACTTTGTAACATCAGTCTTTCAGTTTCATTTGATCCTAGCATTGATTGCAACTC GGTTCCATGA